One Aegilops tauschii subsp. strangulata cultivar AL8/78 chromosome 2, Aet v6.0, whole genome shotgun sequence genomic window, AGgcaggaggagaggcaagaggaGAGGCGGGGGGAGAGAAGCCTCTGTCGTTCGTAAGACCATGGCCACACTGATCGGCCGCTCGTCATCACCATTCTGGATGCATCTTGATGGCAGGAGAGGCACCTCTCCATCAGCGGCcactgcctcctcctcccctgccTTTCCCAATGTTGCCGCCGCCATAGCCCCTGGCGCCACGAATCCCCTCctgtctctctctccctcgccgccCTCACTCTCATCCCGCCGGTGTTTAGGTGTGACGACGCGGTGGAGAGGCCtggaggggaggaagaggaggcgatGCAGAGAGAAGGACGGGCGTGGGGCTCGAGGACGGAAGGCGAGCCACCACCAACTACCCTAGGCGCCTCAGGCCACGCCCTGGCCGCGCCTCGCGCACGAGCCCGGCCGCATGTGCCCCGCCCGCTACCGCCCGTCGGCTCTGCACGCCGCGCCCCGTGCCGCCCGCGCGAGCCCGCTGCTGCTTCTGGGCGCCAACCGCGCGCGCTACTGCCGCCAAGCTGCTGCTCGCCCCGCCTGGCCGCCCCATGCGCGCCTCGTTCACGCACCGCACGCGCCGGCCGCGCCCTGCCCCGCGCCCTCCAGCGCCGCCCCGCGCACGCCCGGCGCTGCTCGCTTCCGCTGCGCCCTTCCGCAGCCACCcacgcctgccgccgccgtggCCCGACCGCGTCCGCCTCCCTGCACCGCCCGCCTACGCCTGCCGCTGCGCGCCCACAgctgctgtcgccgccgccgcgtagaGGGGATGGGATGCGGGAGGGGAGGATGGAGGAAGAGGGAGACTTGTGGCGGCTGTGAGGATTGGTGGAAAGGGGTAGGGTTTGCGAGGTGCCACGATTGGCGGATTGGGTGTGGGCGACGAGTGCTCCAGTCCACCCCACTTTTCACCGCATATCATCTATTTTTTGCACACGAGTGCACGCACAAACCGCACACTGCAGCGCTGGTCCCACGCAGTTGCCTGGCCCAGTTGTCATGCACCAGAACCCAaattcattgcgtgagttaagaCAGACGGTGGGATATTTGACAGAGAGATGAAAAAGACAGAAAACTTTCCAGCGATGTAGATCGGGTGAACGAGATCGAAGGAGCGACGCGAGTGCCCCAGGTGAGCGGGTACTTAGAAGGGTTTATATGTTCAATTTCCGCCCTAGCGTACGCTGGTCGTGTCCTTCGAGAGGAGTACGAGTCTGACTCTGAGGCCTCACAGAAGCCCTTCCAGCCGAGGCTCCGTCGCCGTTTACGAGTGGCCCCTTGAGGAAAGACTGTGGTAGCACCGGAGGAAGAGTCTATGGCGATGCCATCGTCGATGTCTTCGTGTTTCTGCGTTCTTGTTCATGTTTGTCTCTCGACGGCACAGAGGACCAGCGCGGTGGCCAGCACGATACGAGGGCTGGTTGAGAGCAGCCTGTACGGCGTGGTGCAGCCGACCACGACCGTGGAGCTGGACGTGCCGGCGAGCTGTGCGTGTTGAGTATATATGTTGTGCATATTTATGTATTGAGCCGACCTTTTAGTTGCTTTGTATAGTAGAGGTCATGACCCATCtttgtacatcatatatacgtgACTTTGCACATGAGCAATACATCGTGCAATTCATACATCATATATGGTATCAGTTTTTTAGGTTTCTTTCCTCACTTCCACTCCATCGCCGCGCGTCTACCCCGCGTCGCCGCCACCACTGctccaagccgccgccgccgcccgcgccctcccGTCGCGCCCGCCGCTGCCGCTTCCCACttcccagccgccgccgcccgcgcccgccgccgccgcttctcacttcccagccgccgccgccgcccgcgacccTCCCGTCACGCCCGCAGCCGCTGCTCCACCCGCCGCCGTGCCgtctaaccctagccgccgcagCTTCCCTAGCCGCGGCCTCGCCCGAACACCACCCTGAGccgcccgccccctccctcctgaACCCTAGTTTTTGTATAGTTGAGGTCATGGCCCATCtttgtacatcatatatacgtgcCTTTGCACATGAGCAATACATCGTGTAATTCGTACATCATACAGTGCATTGTGTTTTAACAGAATTCATCTCCCGCCGTTGGATGCGAAAAGAACGGGCTGTACGCATCTACGTCCCTCAGCAGTAGTTTGTCTTACGTAAGAGGATCTCGTTCCACTGAGAGACCCATTTATCATTCAAACACGTTTAATGCAATTATGTTTATCATATAAGccgtagtactccctccgttccataatactACGCCTGTCCTGATTTATTGGTCCTCATTGTATCTTGTGCCAAATTTTGATCATAGATTGAACTAATAAAATGTTCACGTATGTcataaaaaattatatcattgaaaactatgttcaaatacgaaccCAACGATATattttttgttgacatgcattaacattttattagttaaatctttggtcaaactTTGGCACAAATTACAAAAAGGACCAATAAACTAGGATGGAGGTAGCacgaactaaaaccacgacaagcATTATGGAACGGAGGAGTATTTGTTAAATACGGCACAAAATATGTGCAACCATCTTTTTTTATCATTAGGAAATCTATGTTTTTATCCTCCTTCCGCCAAAATCGGAATATCGCTTTTAATGTAGATAGTCGCAAAAGCTTTACCGTCATTATATACATGTTTCTTTGCCCATCAATATATTTGTcaattactccctccgttactaaatataagtctttttagagattccaatgaAGGACtgcatacggagcaaaatgagtgaatcaatactttaaaatatgtttatatacattcatatgtagtttgtattgaaatctctaaaatgaCTTATATTTAGTAAAGGAGGGGGTAATTTACATGAAGACTAGGGAGTCAGGGGGGCTCTCTTTCCCGGCTCCCCCCCTATTCTTCAAGAAAaagtctccttcttcctcccgtCGGCaccgccgttggtccacccgccCTCTCATGGCCTTTGGCCCGTGGAGGTGTGGAGGATCTCGGCCCCTCGCCGGCGGGAGGGACCCTGATGTCGTTTTTGTTAGGTACACCGTCTTGGTTGGGGTTGTGTGGCGGTGACGATGTCCCTCGGTAGGAATAATGTCTCCCACGTTTGATCCCCGTCCCGgtggtgcgtctagcatcgtcgGAGGGTGTGTGGAGGCGTGTCTCCGTTGGATCTCACGGGATTCGCTCGGTGCTGGTCTTCTATTTGGATCCAGTTTTTGTCCGTCTTTGTTCGTGTGGTTACAGGTGTGATCTTTCTGATCTACGACTCTCTTCATTGCCGATGGTTGCTgctctggtgcgctggtcctttggggccttagcacgatgacTTCCGACCGTCTACTACAATAAGATTTGCCCGATTCCGGTGAAGGAGGGGTGATGACGGTGTCGCGCCTTCAActcgctccagtgcttgtagtcgtcgctaagTAGTCCATGAATCTGGTTGTAATTTTCATTATCTCTATCATTTTTTATACTGCCATGATTGACAATGAATATATTAGAAAGTTGTGTcgtaaaaaataataatacatGAAGACTGTGGACGCGGCTCCTCTGACGTACGGCGCacacactgacgtgtggacctgGACCCATGCGTCAGTGGCCCAACGTCAGGTGGCCGTACGTCAGGGGATCCGGCTCCGGAGACTGTTATGTATGCAAGCAAATAAAACTAGGTTTAACGAGTCTTCCTTGTAACACCAAAATGCAAAGGAAGTGAGTCTGGCTCGCTTGGTCGGGGACAGAATGTACATCGCCCCATCATCTTGGCTTCCGTTTCTAGTGGGAAACAAACAAGAAAAAGATTGCAAAGGCAAATGTTATTTACGAAAGAAAAAAGTTCATTTTACTACCCTGAATAAAGTTGATGGTTCACATAACCCTTGATGTTTTTTTCTGTTCCCTCACCCCCTAAACAATCCAATACCGGCTAAAAAACTCCTCTGAGTGGTTTGCCTCAAGCTGGTGCTGACGTGGCAATGGTCAAAGGCGGTTTTGACCTGCGGGTGAGTTGTCCCTACAATTTTTTAAAAAGCAATCAGCCCCTTATTAATGCAAATGGGttcttgtaaaaaaaattaaaaagcaATTAGGTCCCTGTTAAAAGGAAAcaaaagcaatcgggtccctgCTTGGCCCGCGGTGGTTGGCCGGCGACAACCATCGCTCCGAGCCATCAACTCCCTTGGTGATGTACGTCGATGACCACCAGCAGCAGCAAGGCCGCGTCCATGGCGATGCTCTTGAGGGCGTCGGTGGCGACACAGATGCACTGGTAGTCCGCGAAGAGGAGCTTGGGGGCGGCGTGCGTTTGGATGGCAGCGACGCTGGTGGCGGCCAGGCCGGTGTTGATGACTGCGCCGGCCATGGGGACTGCGAAGTGCAGACGACGGCGACGCAAGGAAGGAAGGTGACGGCGGACCGTTCTGTTTCGGTATGCGATGACCCGACTCCTGCCATGGTCAGCAGCGGCTAGAACAGGGTAGGGAGGAGCGGGTCCGGCGGTGAGGCGGCAGATCCAGGCGGGCTCAGGCGTGAGGGAGATCAGGGGAGGGGCTCTAGATCGAGCGAGCTCGGATCCGATAGCGAGTTGTTTGGGAGGCGGCCATGGCAATTTGGAGCAGATCGGGGCGAGCTCCATGGAGGTCCTGCGGCAACCAGCGGTGCCGGGTTGGTTGGCCGGCGGCGTTCACAGGTCAAAACCGCCTTTGACCATTGCCACGTCAGCACCAGCTAGAGGAAAACCACCCAGAGGCGTTTTTTGGCCGGTATTGGATTGTTTAGGATGGTAAGGGAAAAAAAACATCAGGGGGTATGTGAACCACCAACTTTCTTCAGGGTAGTAAAATGAATTTTTTTCTTTACGAAACATCCTTTTTCTCCGGTctatagtatatatatatatatatatagttccTGCAAACATGACACTCATAATATAAGGAATGTTGTACGAAGGTATAGTTGACTTTCCAGCTACGAAAAAAAAGCTATGAAGGTAGCTCAAGCATTATACAACATGGTGGCTATAAACAAAGATCTTACAACATATGCCCAAGCAAACGGTGTCTTTGATGCCTCGTATTTTGTAGATAAAGAAAAAGAAGTAGTAGATGCAAACTGCTTTTATTTCCAAACACGCGCCAAGATCCACTGTAGCAGGAGCCACAGTTCGGAAACAAGAAGAGACAGGTCCTTTGCCTGCACGGACGCGCTATTAAAGGCGAAATAAAATAACCTTCCGGAAAATGACACTGCACATAATGCCTGCCTGCTCCAGTCCGGTGAAAGTTTGCAGGGCACTGTGCAGTGTATGCATGTGAAAGGACAGCTCGCTACTATGGTAAATTCATCAATCAATGCTCGCCGGTCCGGCCCTCCAGTTCGTAGTCCTAGCAAAACCCCAATCTGATATCCAGACCTGAAAACCAACTACTCCTTCCAAATATATCCAAATAAGAAAATGAGGTAGGAGTACTAGCACCCCCGCCGTTGGTTTTTCTAGCCGTTGCAGCTTAATTAATTGGTATACTATATGTACCATTATCATTCTTAATCTGCATGACCGTGCTGTCCACGGAGGCGTGCATGCGTCAAAACATCTCATTTTTCTGCCAGTTTTAAGGTGAGCGCTGCTTGCCTGGCCAGCGTCACCTGCCTCCCACCCCGCTCCAGTAGCCACCCCCCTCGTCGTCATTTCCCTCCTGATCCCATGGATCACCTGGATCCCGACATCCCACGAGTGTCTATTGTCGTGCATatcaccccctcccccccccccccccccccccccgccgccgttAAGCGAGACTCACCTTTCCCTCAGAGGAGATCCACTGCTTTGGTCTCACGGGGCGGTGGCGCCAGAGGATTTGCCGAATTTGCGCCGGCGGCGGTGGGATGCGTGGTCGAATCAGATCCAGAGACGGTCCAGCGAATGGAGAGGGGCTCCAAGGAATTGCGCCGAGGCAGAAAGCAGAAGTCCAGCTCGATCTCCGCGCAGAGTGGCTGCGAGATGTCCAGATCTGGCAGCGCACGCTTGAGTTCGAGTTTAGGCTCATGGCTGCTACTTGTGAGATGCGTTGTGGTTTCCCCTAAGAGgaggggatgatgcagtacagtagagataaatatttccCTGAATTAAGAACCAAgattatcaatccagtaggagaaccacgcaacacctcgTTAGCAGTACATACACACAAAATAataaatacttgcacccaacgcgaacgAGAGATTCGGCGGTTATTTGCAAAGATTAAATTTTGTAGTGATTGATAGATAGATAgaacacaaaataaataaagtagaaaaattgcagcaatgtatttttggattttaatatatgataaaattagacccgggagccatagttttcactagaggtttctctcttgaaaatagtataaggtgggtaaacaaattactattgggcaattgatagaaaaacgaATAATCACGACGATATCCAagacaatgatcatgtatataggcatcacgtccgagacaagtagatcgactcctgcctgcatctactactattactccacacatcgactgttattcaacatgcatctagggtattaagttcataaagaacggagtaacgccttaagcaagatgacatgatgcgaACAAATTAAACTCACGCATGAATAGACCCTATCTTTTTATCTTTAATGGGAATGATACAAATAcatgtcatgtccctttctgtcactgggattgagcaccgcaagattgaacccatcacaaagcacctctcccattgcaagagaaatcaatctagttggccaaaccatgtcaatagatcggagagaaatacataactataataatcatgcataaaagagttcagagaaaactcaaataatattcatggataatctgatcataaactcacaattcatcggatcccaacaaacacaccgcaaaaagtgattacatcgaatagaactccaagaacatcgaggagaacattgtattgaaaatcaaagagagagaagaagccacctagctactaattatggacccataggtctatggtaactactcacacatcatcgaaagggcagcaaggttgatgtagagcccctccgtgattgattGCCCCTCGgtagagtgccggaaaaggcctctagatgggaTTTCTCAAGAACAAGAACTTGCGGCAGTGAAAAAAGTATTTTGGCTGGCTCTTTGTTGGTTTCCCGATTTTAGAGAGTTTATAGAGGCAGAATTAGGTCAAACGGGtgaacatgggccccacgagccaccagggtgcgccttggtgcctcgtgggcccctcctTCATCTTTTGGCCCTCTCCCGAAGCTTACAGGGTCTCTtttgtccagaaaaaatctccaaaaagttttgttgtATTTGGACTTCGTTTGCTACTCATATTCTGAAAAACCAAAAACAGGCAagaaacaacaactggcactaggcactaagttaataggttagtcccgaaaaatgatatataactgcttgtaaatgcatataaaacatccaagtttgatacgttggagatgtattaATGGAAGAAATCATCTTCACCGAATCCACATCGGAGGAGCGGGCACGCATGCGTCGCGTGCAGCCTATGCAATTGATGAAGTGGGCGATGGCCGGAGCGACGCCATCCCAACCACCAAATCGGTAACAAGTTTGGGGAATGAGAGATCACAGGTAAAATGCTGCACATGCAAAGCAACTATAGATATGCAGATGGGACAGTGgcccgtgattgatatgaaatcAGTGCAGGAAATCTAGAGTTTAGTGAAGGATGGCCGCATCTGGCGCTTGAAATTGGGTTTGAGCTCTCGACACGGACCAGTGAACACACGAATCTGATGCTTGGTTTGGCCTCTGCATATCATCTGGGTCACGCCTGCTGCCATGGCCTCAACCCTTGATCTGCTGGAGGAAAATCAAATCAGGCGAGGGCAGAGGTTGGTGGCACAATACAGAGCGCAACTCCAACGAGATTTGAGAATTTCAGCTGCATGGAGAGACAATTATTAGAAGCTGGTGTCGAGAATCATCATAGTTGCCACCGAAGAGGAACTCCGAGTTCAGTTGCAGGGGAGGAACAGGTCTACGGAGGAGATGATTGCCTAGGCACGTTCACTGATGGAATCAACAAACCTATTTCAGAGATCATGCTGGAAGGCCTTCTGGGAAATCCAGCCTTGGGCTCCACAGAATTGAGATGCTTGCTTCCTATACCTCAGGGATCTAGCTCACGCGCGCCACTGCAGTTGATCATGGGCGACATCGGTGGTTTCAATTTCGTTCAGAAGCTACAAGGGCGCCAGAGTTCGAGCGTAGAAAATTCAGTTAACAATGAGGCATTCCATGTGGGCGATGAGGTC contains:
- the LOC109731838 gene encoding uncharacterized protein: MAGAVINTGLAATSVAAIQTHAAPKLLFADYQCICVATDALKSIAMDAALLLLVVIDLAGTSSSTVVVGCTTPYRLLSTSPRIVLATALVLLGWTGALVAHTQSANRGTSQTLPLSTNPHSRHKSPSSSILPSRIPSPLRGGGDSSCGRAAAGVGGRCREADAVGPRRRQAWVAAEGRSGSEQRRACAGRRWRARGRARPARAVRERGAHGAARRGEQQLGGSSARGWRPEAAAGSRGRHGARRAEPTGGSGRGTCGRARARGAARAWPEAPRVVGGGSPSVLEPHARPSLCIASSSSPPGLSTASSHLNTGGMRVRAARERETGGDSWRQGLWRRQHWERQGRRRQWPLMERCLSCHQDASRMVMTSGRSVWPWSYERQRLLSPRLSSCLSSCLSSRSQLNLIGKRSAWQAFRFSVMLLDIKRG